AATTACTTTCTTCCTTATTAATGCAGTTCCTGGTTCTAACTCTTTAACATCAGGACTTGATGCTGGAGCTAAAAAAGCAATTGAAGCTCAGTACGGATTAGATTTACCTTTATTTAAGCGTTATTTAAATTACATGCAGAATTTATTCAGAGGGGATTTTGGAATTTCACTTTCACTTTTCCCAGCTCAAGAAATCAATAGTTTTATTTGAGAAAGATTTTATAAATCATTCCTTGTTGGTATTTTCTCTGTTTTCTTAACAGTCGCAATCGGAATACCAGTAGGTATTTGAGTTGGTAAAAATCCAGGTGGTTTCTTAGATAATTTCTCTACTATTTTAGTTTCTATTTTCTCATCAGTGCCATCAATTATTTTCGCCTTAGTGCTTGTGTTTATTGGTAGAATGATTGGTCTTCCATTCATGTTTGATCACAAAAACTTTATTACATATATTCTTCCAGGACTTGCACTTTCACTTGGAAGCATCATTGTTTATATTAAATATATTAGAACTGAGCTTAATAGAGAACTTAACTCAGTTCATGCTAAATTTGCTTATTTAAAAGGACTTACCAAAAGTCGTTTCGTTTGAAAACACGCGCTTAAACCTTCACTTTTCCCAATTGCAACATTCTTCCCTGCAGTTATTTTCGGATCATTCTTAGGTAGTGTGTTCATTGAACAAATCTTCTTTATTCCAGGTTCTGGAGCAACTCTTTTACAAGCAATTCAAACAAAAGACTATAACGTTATTTTATTCTTAATTGTTATGTTTGCTTTACTTACAATACTATCATATGCAACACGTGACCTTCTTTATGAAGCAATCGATCCACGTGTTAGAAGGAGAGGAAAATAATGAATAAATTTCAAAAATTTCTAAATTCTTCTAAGCAATACATAGTAAATAAAACAGCTAAAGTTGCTAACAAAATTAGAAAAAATGAAGAGCTTGGAAAAACAAATTCATTAGAAGATAATATTGCACCAAATCAATTTATGCAACCATTTAACTATGCTAAATGAAAAATGGTTGGTGAAATTATGGACTTCCAAGAATCAAAACACCTTGGAGCCGAAGTTAAACCATTTAAAGAATTCGTTTATCGTTTTTCACAAAACATTGGTGGAGTTTTTGGATTCTTAGTTTTAGCTTTATTAATCATTTTCGCTTTAATTATTCCTTTTACAACTCTTGATCCAAATACTCAAGATGTTAATAACAGAATCTTGCATTTTAACCAAACCGATAGTAATGGTATTTACCACATTTTAGGTACAGACGATTTAGGTAGAGATTTATGAGCAAGACTTTGACATGGGCTTAGATATTCACTTGCTCTTGCGCTTGTAACAACTGCAATTGAAGTTATTGTTGGTCTTTCAATTGGAATTATGATGGGTCAATTTGATCCTTTTGATAGAGTGCTTACTTTTGTCATTAAAATTATTTCAGTTGTGCCTACAATCTTAATTCTTATCTTAATGACCATTGTTGTTTCACCTAGTTTCTGAGTTATTGTGTTTTCACTTTCACTTACTGGATGAACAGGAATGGCTAACCAAATCCGTGCTCAAGTTAAACGTGCAAAACACTTTGAATGAGTTGCAGCTTCAAGAGTACTTGGAACTTCAACTTGAAAAATCCTTAAAAACTATGTACCTGTAATTATTCCTATTTTAATTACACAACTTGTATTTACCATTCCAGGTGTTATCTTAAGTGAAACATCACTTGCATTCATTGGACTTGCAATTGATGATGTTCCAACACTTGGGAACTTAATTTCAGAAGGACAAAAACTTTTCCCAGGAAAATTAAGATACGTTTTTGTTCCTTCAACAATTCTTATTTTAATTACAACTAGTGTCCAACTTATTGGAGCTAGCGTGCAAGATTCACTTAGAAGACAAAGATAGGAGGCAAAAAATGAAATTTAAAAATTTATTAAGTAAGTTTGCCTTCTTTAAAAAAGGCGAAAGAAATTTTGATTGAGACAAGTTTTACGAAAATGTTCAATATCAAGAATTTAAAGACGGAAGCAAATTAAAAATTGCTGCTCAAATTGATGATATTTATCTTTCATTTACCAACCCTGCTCGTCCAGGCGAAAAAAACAAAGTTTTAAGAGGACCTTCTCTTAAAGTTTATGAAGGTAAAGTTCATGCTATTATCGGTGAATCTGGATCAGGAAAGAGTGTTATTACTTCTCTTTTATACGGACTTACTGGTGATAATGCTGTTATTGATTCTGGTGAAGTTAAACTTTATAACAACAACGTTGAAAAATTTAACTTCCGTGATTGAGAAAGATCACGTTATCGTGGAAGAATAGTTTCAGCTGTTTTCCAAAACCCAATGTCAACTTTAAACCCAACTATGAAAGTTGGAGAACAAATTATGGAAGGGATGTTAATTAACAAAGTTGTTAAAAACCGTAAGGAAGCTTATGCAAGAGCTGTTGAGTTTTTAAAATTAACTAAAATTAACGATCCTGAAGCTGTTATGAAGCTTTATCCACATGAAATGTCAGGAGGGATGATTCAACGGGTAGTTATTGCCGCGATTGTTTCCCTTGAGCCTAAAGTGCTTGTAATGGATGAACCTACTACAGCACTTGATCCTACAGTTCAAGCTTTAGTGCTTGATGTTATTAAAGAACTTCAAGAAAAATTACATCTTTCAATTGTCTTTATTACTCACGACCTTGGGGTTGTAGCTTCAATTAGTGACTACATTTCAATTATGTATGCAGGTCAAATTATTGAAGAAGGTACTGCTAGAGAAATTTTAAAATACCCACAACACCCTTATACTTGAGGACTTATCTCAAGTATGCCTGATGTTAATAAAGGAAGCAGGCTTTCAACTATTAGAGGAAGCGTTCCTTCAAGCTTAAATAATATTGTTGGTGATGCTTTTGCAGTTAGAAATGATTACGCTTTAGATGTTGACTTTATTAAAGAACCTGATTTTTATTGAGTATCTGAAACCCACCGTGTAAAAAGTGCTCTTTTAGATAAAAGAGCTCCTAAATACACACCACCAAAAATTATTGAGAATTTATGAAAGGAGTATCTTGCAGCTCATCCAGAACAAAAGGATTTTGAAGTCATTAAACAAAACCCTAATGAGGATGAATCAATGCTTTACCATTTTGATGTAAATGATTGAGCTAAAGCAAAAGATAATAGTGCAAGTGTAGAAGAAAATGAAGTTAAAATCATCAAATTATAATGAAGTTTTAGATAATAACTACACTCCATATATCGAAACTACTCGTGGTCTTTTTGGTGTTAAAAAAGAGCTTAGAAAAGAAATTAAAGGAACTAAAGAAATGCTTGAAAATCATTCAGGCAAAGAAGTTCTTGCTTCACTTAGACACGTTGATATTGTCTACGGAAGAGGTTCAAAAGAATTTAAAGCTGTTTCAGATTTAAACTTAAATATTTACCGTGGAGAAGTTCTGGGGCTTGTTGGTGAATCTGGTTCAGGAAAAAGTACAACAGGAAAAGCGCTTGTAGGGCTTATTCCTTACCGTTTTGGTGAAATTAAACTCCTTAACCAAGTTTTACCTAAAAAGCTTAAGCGTGGATTAAAATTTGGAAAAGCACTTCAAGATTACAAAAAAATCGAAAACTTTATGGTTAATAAAGTCCAAATGATTTTCCAAGATCCAGCTAACTCATTAAACCCTCACGTTAACGTTGAAACAATCGTATCTGAAGGGTTAAACAACATTAAAGCTTCAAAAGAAATTTATTTATATAATTATGACCAAGAAGTTCAAAAAGAAGTTTTTGAACTTATTAACGAAGTAGATTCAAGTTTCTTAACTAAAGAATATGTCGAGCTTCTTGATAGCAAAATTGCTGATAATTCAGCCCTTGCTTTTGAAGCTTTATATGTAGAGCTTTTAAGTAAACTTAGCAAGGATTCTCTTTTTGAAAAAGCTAGAGAAAAACTTCTTGTAGCTAAAGAAGAACGTGAAAGATTAAACACTCTTTCAGAGAATCAATGTAAAAAAATTCTTGTAAGAGAAATTTTAAAAAGTGTTGGACTTGATGAATCAGTACTTCGTCGTTATCCTCTTGAATTCTCAGGAGGGCAACAACAACGTATTGGGATTTCAAGAGCTGTGGTTTTAAGGCCACAATTACTTGTAGCTGATGAACCTATTTCAGCTCTTGACGTTTCAATTCAAGCCCAAGTTGTCAATATTTTTAATGATTTAAAAGATAAGTATAATTTAACTATATTATTTATTGCTCACGACTTACGTATGGTTGAATATATCTCAGATAGAATTGCGGTTATGAACAAGGGTACCTTACTTGAAATTGGTTCAACTGAAGAAATTGTCCACAACCCACTTCACCCATATACACGTAGCTTACTTGATGCTGTTCCATCAATTGATTCAGATAAAGGAAGCTTAATTAAGGGTATATATGATCCAAGTATTCATGGATATGATGAAAACCACCAACCTGAGTGAGTAAAAATTAATGATAATCACTTCGTTTTAGGGACACCTGAAGAAGTGGAAAAATGAAAAGAAGGACATAAGTAAAATGAAATTAAAAGGAAAATTTAAATTTTTAACGATTCTTTCTGGTGTAACAGTAGTTTCACTTCCTTTTGCTATGATTTCTTGTCAAGAAACACAAAAAGCAGAGAAAAAAGAAACTCAACCAGCAGAAAGTAAACCAAAAGAAGATACAAACAGCCAACCAAAAGATGGTGGTACAACTGATTCTGGAACTACAAACCCAGAAACGCCTGAAAAGCCAACAAACCCTGAAAATCCAGGTAATGAAGGAACAAATCCACCAGCAGAAGAAAATCCAGTAACTCAAGGTGGAGAACAACCTACTCCTGAAAATCCTGGAAATGGAGAAGCTGGAAATACTGAAAATCCAACAAACCCACCGGTAGAAGAAAACCCAGGAAATCAAGAAGGAGAACAACCTGCTCCTGAAAATCCTGGCACCCAAGAAGGTGAGGGAAATAACCAAGGAACACCTCAAAGTGATCCTTCTACAGATCCAAAAACTCCTTCAGAAGAAACACCAACACCTGAAGAAATTGAAGCTCAAAAAGCAGCTGAAGAAAAAGCAAAAAATGACGCTGTAGTTGCTAAATTCCAAGGAGAAGAAGGTGTTGCTAGATTTGCTTACACAACAGAATATAATGATGAAAGAAATGAATCTACATTAGACTTCTTCTATAGAGATATTGATTACAACGCAGGTCTTTTTAAAGATGTTACAATGACATTTAACCCTGAAAGCAAGAAATTAATTAGTCAAATTAAATTATTGGTACTTGCTCCAACAGAATCTAAACCTAACGCAACAGCTTACAAAACTCAAGAAGGATCTAGATTCGATTCATTTGCTGAAGCTTTAGGAGAAGATTACATTTTAGTAAGTGCTGACCAAACAAAAGAAGATGGACAAGAATTTGCTCCTAACTACACTTTAAATGGTAGATATACTTTTGGTGAAGGGTTTAAAATTTCATATAAAATTGCCAAAAGAGATGGAACATTTATTTCAGATACTATAGAAACAACACTTCCTGAAAATATAGCACCTCTTCCTACTAAACCTACATCATTTACAATGAGCAATTATTACCCAAAATCAAAATACGATAGTGACATGAACACTAATCCAAGCAAAAAACTTTTACTACAAAGAGGATCAAAAGCTTCACAAACAATAGAAATAATGTATGATGCTCCTAAATTTACTAAGAACTTTGGTACTTTTACAGCAGAACAAGAATTACTTATTGAAAAAGTAAAATCTTTAAGACAAAGAATAATTTCTGAATTCTTAACCCCTACTAGAGCTAATGGAGTTGAAATATATTCATTTATAAATCAATTCCAAGACTGAAGTACTTATAAACTTTATATATCTAAATTGATCTTTACACTTGATAAAATGCTTTTAAATGGTTACATATATCAAGAATACTACGATCTTGTTTACGGTAAACCGACAGATGGAGAGGGATTAAATCCAAACGATACATTCCAAGCAATGCTTAAAATGAAGGCAAAATTATCTTCAAGTAGTTCATCTAGTGGTGGGTCTTCATCATCACCATACGTATAGAAACAAAATTAAATACGCCAATAAGGCGTATTTTTTTGTGTAATTTTCAGAGCTATTAGTAGCTAAATTCCATTAAAGCAAAAAAAGAAAGGGCATATACCCTTTCTCTAATTAATTATTAAATAGAACTTAAGTTAAGAAAATCTAAATCAATCTCTACGTTATTTTTCTTACCAAATGTTTCGATAGAAATTACTGCAACATTTTTAGCTTGATCGATTTTAACAATTGGCCCAACTTCACCTTGGTATGGTCCATCAATAACTTCAACAATATCATCAATTTTGAATTCAAAAACATTTTTACCTGAATTGAAGTTTTCAAGAGCTTCTCTTTCTTTTTCTAAACATTTTCTAATTTCTCTATTTGTAACTGGTGTAGGTTTTGCTCCCTTACCTGATGAACCTATAAGCCCTGTAACATATTGAGTGTTACGGATAACAAATCAAGCTTCATCACTCATTTCAAGTTTAGCAAAAATGTAACCTGGATACATATTGATTCATTTGATTTTATATGGAAGTTCTGCTCTTTTTTTCTCAGCTTCTCTTGCTGTTAAAACAGGGCGTTTAAACATTTTGAATGGACCTTCCGGTGTAGCTTCTAAGTCAAAATTATGTGAAACTTCTTCAGCTACAATACGGTTGCTAAGAGCTTCAAGAACGTGTTCTTCTTTACCTCTAATTGTTGAAATCATGTATCAATTTTTTGTGTTCATAAATTATTCCTTTCTAATTTACTCCAAGTGCTGTTCAAATACTTGTAAAAAGAAGTACAATTGCAAAAACAAATAAGGTGAAAATAGCAGTAAAAATTAAGATTTTAACAAAGTTAGAACGATTGGTTTTTCAATCTGGTCATCTAACTCTTTTGATTTCCTTAACTATCTTTCTGATAAAATAATGTTTTTTACGATTTTGTCATTTGTTTTTTAAGTTGCTTAAAAATACCATTATACCTCTTCTTTATGTAAAGTAGATTTTTCGCAATTTTTGCAATATTTCATTTTTTCGATACGTTTAACAGTACCTGCACTTTTGTTTGTTGAGTAATTTTTACGTTTGCATTCAAAGCAAGCTAATGAGATTGTGTTATTTTTTTTCATAGTTTATTAATTATAAAGAATTTTACCACATTCACTACCATTTTTATTGTCTGTTAATTATCGATTTGATTATATTTTTGACGGATTGATTTTAAAATGGTATTGACTTTATTTTTGCTAAATTTGCAAGCATCATTTTTGTTGCAAATTTGATCCAAACACTCTTTTTCTTTTGGGTTTAAAAGCTTTTGCAGCTGCTTCATTTTCTCTTCAAAAGCAACTATTTTTTCACTTCCATCTATTGTTCTTTGGATCTTATTAAATAAGTTAGATAAATTTAAATTGTTATTTGAAACTTTGGTTTCAAATTGATATTGTCTATTCTTGATTTTATTAAAGTGATTTAAACTTTTATACCTCAAATTCAATCATCAGAATTTCTCAAATGGCCGATGTTGAAAATTATGATGATACAGTTTAATTTCCCTAGTTAAAATTGACAAAATATAGTTGTAAATTTCCTCTTTTTCAAAATTACCACTAAGTTCATATCATCAAATTTTATTTACTAAAAAACCAAGTTCTTTATGATGTTTATTAAGAAAGTTATTGATGAGTAAATTCGATGAAATGTGTGAATATTTACTAATATCGAAAAAATCTTTAACTTCAATATTTCAATTACTAATGTCAATTTTATGACGCATTTTTATTTACTAAATCAAAAAGCACAATTCCTGTAGCTACTGAAACATTTAATGATTGGACAGTACCAAATTGTTCAATATAAATTGTTTGGTCAACAACAGATAAAACACTTTTTGATACCCCTTTCCCTTCGTTTCCAACTACAATTGCACAAGGGCTATTGTAGTTAGCTTTTGTGTGTGGAAGAGCTTTTTTATCAAGCGCTGTTGCATACACTCAGTAATTATTTTCTTTCATTTTAGTAATAGTTGCGCTAATGCTACTTACTTTATAAAAGTTCATATTAACAAACCCACCAGAAGAAGTTTTTAAAGCTGTTGGTGTTAAATCTGCACTTTTATCCTTAGATAAAATAATATCTTTAATTCCTGCAGCATTAGCTGTACGGATAATTGCCCCTAAGTTCCTTGGATCTTCAATATGATCCAAGATAAGCACTTTAGAAGGTTGATTTTTAATAAGGTAATTTATATCTAAAATTTTAATATTGCTTATTAACGCAACAAAACCTTGGTGGTTTTCACCTTCACTTAATTTATCTAAGAAAGCATTATCTTTAATAATAATTTTCCCTTTGAAATTAGCAAAAAGATTTTTATTGCTTTCTTTAGCTAAATAAATGGTGTCGATTTTGACTCCATTTTGATAGCTTTCAACAACTGAATTTCTTCCACACATAATAAATTGTTGCATAC
This genomic window from Mycoplasmopsis gallinacea contains:
- the nusG gene encoding transcription termination/antitermination protein NusG, whose translation is MNTKNWYMISTIRGKEEHVLEALSNRIVAEEVSHNFDLEATPEGPFKMFKRPVLTAREAEKKRAELPYKIKWINMYPGYIFAKLEMSDEAWFVIRNTQYVTGLIGSSGKGAKPTPVTNREIRKCLEKEREALENFNSGKNVFEFKIDDIVEVIDGPYQGEVGPIVKIDQAKNVAVISIETFGKKNNVEIDLDFLNLSSI
- the secE gene encoding preprotein translocase subunit SecE; the encoded protein is MVFLSNLKNKWQNRKKHYFIRKIVKEIKRVRWPDWKTNRSNFVKILIFTAIFTLFVFAIVLLFTSIWTALGVN
- a CDS encoding ABC transporter permease, translated to MEHKYVNYQNEKYRLNDNKVIFTSKRNKEMSFMQKLLAVDSPFLKALWKIAKIILEFFVIGFIVISITFFLINAVPGSNSLTSGLDAGAKKAIEAQYGLDLPLFKRYLNYMQNLFRGDFGISLSLFPAQEINSFIWERFYKSFLVGIFSVFLTVAIGIPVGIWVGKNPGGFLDNFSTILVSIFSSVPSIIFALVLVFIGRMIGLPFMFDHKNFITYILPGLALSLGSIIVYIKYIRTELNRELNSVHAKFAYLKGLTKSRFVWKHALKPSLFPIATFFPAVIFGSFLGSVFIEQIFFIPGSGATLLQAIQTKDYNVILFLIVMFALLTILSYATRDLLYEAIDPRVRRRGK
- a CDS encoding ABC transporter ATP-binding protein translates to MKFKNLLSKFAFFKKGERNFDWDKFYENVQYQEFKDGSKLKIAAQIDDIYLSFTNPARPGEKNKVLRGPSLKVYEGKVHAIIGESGSGKSVITSLLYGLTGDNAVIDSGEVKLYNNNVEKFNFRDWERSRYRGRIVSAVFQNPMSTLNPTMKVGEQIMEGMLINKVVKNRKEAYARAVEFLKLTKINDPEAVMKLYPHEMSGGMIQRVVIAAIVSLEPKVLVMDEPTTALDPTVQALVLDVIKELQEKLHLSIVFITHDLGVVASISDYISIMYAGQIIEEGTAREILKYPQHPYTWGLISSMPDVNKGSRLSTIRGSVPSSLNNIVGDAFAVRNDYALDVDFIKEPDFYWVSETHRVKSALLDKRAPKYTPPKIIENLWKEYLAAHPEQKDFEVIKQNPNEDESMLYHFDVNDWAKAKDNSASVEENEVKIIKL
- a CDS encoding ABC transporter ATP-binding protein gives rise to the protein MKLKSSNYNEVLDNNYTPYIETTRGLFGVKKELRKEIKGTKEMLENHSGKEVLASLRHVDIVYGRGSKEFKAVSDLNLNIYRGEVLGLVGESGSGKSTTGKALVGLIPYRFGEIKLLNQVLPKKLKRGLKFGKALQDYKKIENFMVNKVQMIFQDPANSLNPHVNVETIVSEGLNNIKASKEIYLYNYDQEVQKEVFELINEVDSSFLTKEYVELLDSKIADNSALAFEALYVELLSKLSKDSLFEKAREKLLVAKEERERLNTLSENQCKKILVREILKSVGLDESVLRRYPLEFSGGQQQRIGISRAVVLRPQLLVADEPISALDVSIQAQVVNIFNDLKDKYNLTILFIAHDLRMVEYISDRIAVMNKGTLLEIGSTEEIVHNPLHPYTRSLLDAVPSIDSDKGSLIKGIYDPSIHGYDENHQPEWVKINDNHFVLGTPEEVEKWKEGHK
- the rpmG gene encoding 50S ribosomal protein L33, which gives rise to MKKNNTISLACFECKRKNYSTNKSAGTVKRIEKMKYCKNCEKSTLHKEEV
- the rlmB gene encoding 23S rRNA (guanosine(2251)-2'-O)-methyltransferase RlmB; protein product: MQQFIMCGRNSVVESYQNGVKIDTIYLAKESNKNLFANFKGKIIIKDNAFLDKLSEGENHQGFVALISNIKILDINYLIKNQPSKVLILDHIEDPRNLGAIIRTANAAGIKDIILSKDKSADLTPTALKTSSGGFVNMNFYKVSSISATITKMKENNYWVYATALDKKALPHTKANYNSPCAIVVGNEGKGVSKSVLSVVDQTIYIEQFGTVQSLNVSVATGIVLFDLVNKNAS
- a CDS encoding ABC transporter permease yields the protein MNKFQKFLNSSKQYIVNKTAKVANKIRKNEELGKTNSLEDNIAPNQFMQPFNYAKWKMVGEIMDFQESKHLGAEVKPFKEFVYRFSQNIGGVFGFLVLALLIIFALIIPFTTLDPNTQDVNNRILHFNQTDSNGIYHILGTDDLGRDLWARLWHGLRYSLALALVTTAIEVIVGLSIGIMMGQFDPFDRVLTFVIKIISVVPTILILILMTIVVSPSFWVIVFSLSLTGWTGMANQIRAQVKRAKHFEWVAASRVLGTSTWKILKNYVPVIIPILITQLVFTIPGVILSETSLAFIGLAIDDVPTLGNLISEGQKLFPGKLRYVFVPSTILILITTSVQLIGASVQDSLRRQR